The Devosia sp. YIM 151766 genome includes a region encoding these proteins:
- a CDS encoding FAD-binding and (Fe-S)-binding domain-containing protein, translating into MQQTSSFSVQPRAPEPDRLAAGERAAARLRQFLRGNIYTDPLMTYAWSGDASSYRLIPALVAFVNTEDEVRAVFETARAEGLPVTFRAAGTSLSGQAVTDGVLAVLGDGWRKLEIGAGAEQITLGPAIIVAEANRALKRFDKKIGPDPASQATCKIGGVVNNNSSGMCCGVTQNTYHTMARLRIVLTDGTALDSGDPASRDAFRITHADMLDQLHRLHREVMADADLVALIRKKYRIKNTVGYSLNALVDYHDPLDILIHLMVGSEGTLGFVSEVTYNTVPEHPFKSTALIPFPDPQAAGRAIIEMANGGVQVTTGITAAEYIERRALATVEHLPPMAPLLPWLTENSPAVLIDVTAPDAETLDAEVEKAVDLLARHGATHIDFSTDEQRSHALWDIRKGFFASGGAARPRGTTMLTEDVAAPIDRLADFVVDMRQLLDDHGYEDAIIFGHALAGNLHFQMSGDFSQPDSAAKFDAFSMALSDLVSVRYDGSLKAEHGTGRAIAAFVETEWGGKAYAIMHRIKAIFDPEALLNPGVLLNDDDKVHVKNLKVMPLADDLVDMCIECGFCEPACPSHHLTLTPRQRIAVTRERARMRQSGEDPARLARFEADFQYAGLDTCAACNLCSLRCPVGIETGTMIIGERARRRGDTARSLAGFAADHRGAVETMMRSGVAAADAARAVIPASAVEMVTEAARRLTGKRVPRVSRALSHGPGAPKAGDSRQDPRKAGFPVPIAQTGRPSVVYFPACPSRLFGAPRTGHNLLPTPQAMVALLERAGYDVIIPEQVNGQCCGQPFQSKGFPEQAAEVGGALKQELSILSDAGRLPVVTDASTCAKHFKEFPGDAPVADSAQFLLSHVLPKLTITQKLPVLAVHHNCSAQRLAEQPMTEALAQACADSVAVLSSVTCCGYAGDKGLFIPELNAHATRRVSSDIPEKCELGVSTVSTCASGLTEHAGIPFVSLASLLEWASR; encoded by the coding sequence ATGCAGCAAACCTCTTCCTTCTCCGTCCAGCCCCGGGCTCCCGAACCAGATCGTCTCGCCGCCGGTGAGCGCGCCGCCGCGCGTCTGCGCCAATTTCTGCGCGGCAATATCTATACCGACCCGCTGATGACCTATGCCTGGAGCGGCGACGCCAGCTCCTATCGGCTGATCCCCGCCTTGGTCGCCTTCGTCAATACCGAGGACGAGGTACGGGCCGTATTCGAGACTGCCCGGGCCGAGGGCCTACCCGTCACCTTCCGCGCCGCCGGCACCTCGCTATCGGGCCAGGCGGTGACCGACGGGGTGCTGGCGGTACTGGGGGACGGCTGGCGCAAATTGGAGATTGGCGCCGGCGCGGAGCAGATTACGCTCGGCCCCGCCATCATCGTGGCGGAGGCCAATAGGGCCTTGAAGCGCTTCGACAAGAAGATCGGCCCCGACCCGGCGAGCCAGGCCACCTGCAAGATCGGCGGCGTGGTCAATAATAATTCCTCGGGCATGTGCTGCGGGGTAACGCAGAACACCTATCACACCATGGCGCGGCTGCGGATCGTGCTGACGGATGGCACCGCGCTGGATTCGGGCGACCCGGCCAGTCGCGATGCCTTTCGCATCACCCATGCCGACATGCTGGACCAGTTGCACCGGCTGCATCGCGAGGTGATGGCGGATGCCGACCTTGTCGCCCTGATCCGCAAGAAATACCGGATCAAGAATACGGTCGGCTATTCGCTCAATGCCCTGGTCGACTACCACGATCCGCTCGACATCCTCATCCACCTGATGGTGGGGTCGGAAGGCACGCTCGGCTTCGTGTCCGAGGTGACCTATAACACGGTGCCGGAGCACCCGTTCAAGTCGACGGCGCTGATCCCCTTCCCCGATCCGCAAGCGGCGGGCCGCGCCATCATCGAAATGGCCAATGGCGGGGTGCAGGTGACCACCGGCATCACCGCCGCCGAATATATCGAGCGCCGGGCGCTGGCGACGGTCGAGCATCTGCCGCCGATGGCGCCGCTCCTACCTTGGCTCACCGAGAATTCGCCGGCCGTTTTGATCGATGTCACGGCGCCCGATGCCGAAACGCTCGACGCCGAGGTGGAAAAAGCCGTGGACCTGCTGGCGCGGCATGGTGCGACCCATATCGATTTTTCGACCGACGAGCAGCGCAGCCACGCTCTATGGGATATCCGCAAGGGCTTTTTCGCCTCCGGCGGCGCGGCGCGGCCCCGGGGCACCACCATGCTGACCGAGGACGTGGCCGCTCCGATCGACCGCCTGGCCGATTTCGTCGTCGACATGCGCCAATTGCTCGACGACCATGGCTATGAGGACGCCATCATTTTCGGGCACGCGCTGGCCGGAAACCTGCACTTCCAGATGAGCGGCGATTTTTCTCAGCCTGATTCGGCAGCCAAGTTCGACGCCTTCTCCATGGCGCTGTCCGACCTGGTCTCGGTTCGCTATGACGGCTCGCTCAAGGCCGAGCATGGCACCGGCCGCGCCATCGCCGCTTTCGTCGAAACCGAATGGGGCGGCAAGGCCTATGCGATCATGCATCGCATCAAGGCCATTTTCGATCCCGAGGCGCTGCTCAATCCCGGCGTCTTGCTCAATGACGACGACAAGGTTCATGTCAAGAACCTCAAGGTCATGCCGCTGGCCGACGATTTGGTCGATATGTGCATTGAATGCGGTTTTTGCGAACCGGCTTGCCCCAGCCATCACCTGACGTTAACGCCTCGTCAACGAATAGCGGTGACACGCGAACGCGCCCGCATGCGCCAGAGCGGAGAAGATCCGGCCCGGCTGGCGCGCTTCGAGGCTGATTTCCAATATGCCGGCCTGGATACCTGCGCGGCCTGCAACCTTTGTTCGCTGCGCTGTCCGGTCGGCATCGAAACCGGCACGATGATCATCGGCGAGCGGGCGCGGCGGCGCGGCGATACGGCCCGCTCGCTGGCCGGCTTCGCCGCCGATCATCGCGGAGCCGTGGAAACCATGATGCGCAGCGGCGTCGCCGCCGCCGATGCGGCGCGGGCCGTAATTCCTGCCTCCGCCGTGGAGATGGTGACCGAGGCGGCCAGGCGGTTGACCGGCAAGCGGGTGCCGCGCGTGTCCCGCGCCCTCAGCCATGGACCGGGCGCGCCGAAGGCCGGCGATAGCCGGCAGGACCCGAGAAAGGCGGGCTTTCCCGTGCCCATCGCCCAGACCGGGCGGCCATCCGTGGTCTATTTCCCCGCCTGTCCCAGCCGTCTGTTCGGCGCGCCCAGGACCGGGCACAATCTGCTGCCGACGCCTCAGGCCATGGTCGCCCTGCTCGAACGGGCCGGTTATGACGTCATCATTCCCGAACAGGTAAACGGCCAATGCTGCGGCCAACCCTTCCAATCCAAGGGTTTCCCGGAACAGGCGGCCGAGGTGGGCGGGGCGCTGAAACAGGAACTTTCCATCCTGTCCGATGCCGGCCGTCTGCCGGTGGTGACCGATGCGTCCACCTGCGCCAAGCATTTCAAAGAATTTCCCGGCGACGCGCCTGTGGCCGATTCGGCGCAATTCCTCCTCAGCCACGTTCTACCGAAGCTGACAATCACGCAGAAATTGCCGGTATTGGCAGTGCACCACAATTGCTCGGCGCAACGCCTTGCCGAACAGCCGATGACCGAGGCACTGGCCCAGGCCTGCGCCGACAGCGTTGCGGTGCTCTCGTCCGTCACCTGCTGCGGCTATGCCGGCGACAAGGGCTTGTTCATCCCCGAGCTCAACGCGCATGCGACGCGGCGGGTGAGCAGCGATATTCCCGAGAAATGCGAACTGGGAGTCTCGACGGTGTCCACCTGTGCCTCGGGCCTCACCGAGCATGCCGGCATCCCCTTTGTCAGCCTGGCGAGCCTTTTGGAATGGGCGAGCCGCTAG
- a CDS encoding LysR family transcriptional regulator: MDKLLIQFLAAADAGTLSGAASALLITQPTLTFNMRKLEESVGAPLFERSSRGVRLTRYGETLYENARLMQRLYDNTLENIAEQKRGIERGLAIGTGYSWWTLFLKDMILDYQREFPGSPVQVSLGHQFRLLDQLLSGDIALFLGHETKDLNPAVTTDFIPLTSVSNGYFVRAGHPLLDRPHSREEIERYPMVTSTPPESRHERFFDPNRWRARMKALFEQADFTFGSNSLAACIDYTLATDAVLPHSHVLRDHLEAQGLLQLQVEAEMSHFVVGVHVLKERREADRLEALIERIKAAAEQVLPPAE, translated from the coding sequence ATGGATAAGTTGCTCATTCAATTTCTGGCGGCGGCCGATGCCGGCACCTTGAGCGGAGCCGCGTCGGCGCTGCTCATCACCCAGCCGACGCTGACCTTCAATATGCGCAAATTGGAGGAAAGTGTCGGCGCGCCGCTGTTTGAAAGATCATCGCGCGGCGTGCGTCTGACCCGCTACGGCGAAACGCTGTATGAAAATGCCCGCCTGATGCAGCGCCTCTACGACAATACGCTCGAAAATATCGCCGAGCAGAAGCGCGGCATCGAGCGGGGCCTGGCGATCGGCACCGGCTATTCGTGGTGGACGCTGTTCCTCAAGGACATGATCCTCGATTATCAGCGCGAATTTCCCGGCTCACCGGTGCAGGTCAGCCTGGGGCACCAGTTCCGCCTGCTCGATCAATTGCTCTCGGGCGATATCGCCCTGTTTCTCGGCCATGAAACCAAGGATCTCAATCCGGCGGTGACGACCGACTTCATCCCGCTGACCAGCGTCAGCAACGGTTACTTCGTCCGTGCGGGACATCCCTTGCTCGACCGTCCGCATAGCCGCGAGGAAATCGAGCGTTATCCGATGGTCACCAGCACCCCGCCGGAAAGCCGGCATGAGCGCTTTTTCGACCCCAATCGCTGGCGGGCGCGCATGAAGGCGCTGTTCGAGCAGGCCGATTTCACCTTCGGCTCGAATTCCCTGGCCGCCTGCATCGATTATACTTTGGCCACCGACGCCGTGCTGCCGCACTCCCATGTCCTGCGCGACCATCTGGAGGCCCAGGGCCTGCTGCAATTGCAGGTCGAGGCGGAGATGTCCCATTTCGTGGTCGGTGTGCATGTGCTCAAGGAACGACGCGAGGCGGACCGGCTGGAAGCGCTGATCGAACGCATCAAGGCGGCGGCTGAACAGGTCCTGCCGCCAGCGGAATGA
- a CDS encoding extracellular solute-binding protein, with product MSIRLGRRQFLMGSSALAAAAAFGAGPAWAQGANLRLTFWGGQDRADRTYGVTDLYTSRNGGSVEGEFLAWNDYWPKLATQTAGGNAPDLIQMDYRFIVEYAKRNAIAPLDEFVGNVLKLDDFDEDQLEGGKVDGQLYGISLGANTVATLVNTAAFEEAGIEAPTNDWIYDDIMEKGEAFAAANIRGGMKMMNDSSGTEPMLDNWLRQKGLALYTAEGTLGFDADAMVEWFTMWNKFRDAGVIISPDEQAIDTGALETTPLVRGKSAMMPSNSNQLVGYQAIVPDRLDMVGYPRLAPGVGGGHYRKPSMFFSVAGSSADKEATAALLSFFVNDPDAGKILGVERGVPCSAAVRDVVSPTLDEQNQIALNFVANLGDLLGPLPPPPPAAAGEIDISLLRTLSQEVAFGARTPEDAGAYFVAEATAILERAS from the coding sequence ATGAGCATTCGACTAGGACGCCGTCAGTTTCTGATGGGATCTTCGGCTTTGGCTGCTGCGGCGGCTTTCGGCGCAGGCCCCGCCTGGGCCCAGGGTGCCAATCTGCGCCTGACCTTCTGGGGTGGCCAGGACCGCGCCGACCGCACTTATGGGGTGACCGATCTTTATACCAGCCGCAATGGCGGCTCGGTCGAGGGTGAGTTCCTGGCCTGGAACGATTATTGGCCCAAACTGGCCACCCAGACCGCCGGCGGCAATGCCCCCGACCTGATCCAGATGGATTATCGCTTCATCGTCGAATACGCCAAGCGCAACGCCATTGCGCCCCTCGACGAATTTGTCGGCAATGTACTCAAGCTCGACGATTTCGACGAAGACCAGCTCGAAGGCGGCAAGGTCGACGGCCAGCTTTACGGCATTTCGCTGGGCGCCAACACCGTCGCCACCCTGGTCAACACCGCCGCGTTCGAGGAAGCCGGCATCGAGGCGCCGACCAACGACTGGATTTATGACGACATCATGGAAAAGGGCGAGGCTTTCGCCGCCGCCAATATCCGTGGCGGCATGAAGATGATGAACGATTCCTCGGGCACCGAGCCCATGCTGGACAATTGGCTGCGCCAGAAGGGCCTGGCGCTCTATACCGCCGAGGGCACACTGGGCTTCGACGCCGATGCCATGGTGGAATGGTTCACCATGTGGAACAAGTTCCGCGACGCTGGCGTCATCATCTCGCCCGATGAGCAGGCCATCGATACCGGCGCGCTGGAAACTACGCCGCTAGTCCGTGGCAAGTCGGCGATGATGCCGTCCAATTCCAACCAATTGGTCGGCTATCAAGCCATCGTTCCCGACCGGCTCGATATGGTCGGCTATCCCCGTCTCGCTCCGGGCGTGGGCGGCGGCCATTATCGCAAGCCTTCGATGTTCTTCTCGGTGGCCGGCTCCTCGGCCGACAAGGAAGCAACGGCGGCCCTGCTCAGCTTCTTCGTCAACGATCCCGATGCCGGCAAGATTCTCGGCGTCGAACGCGGCGTGCCCTGCTCGGCTGCCGTGCGCGATGTCGTATCGCCGACCCTGGACGAGCAGAACCAGATCGCGCTGAACTTCGTGGCCAATCTGGGCGACCTGCTGGGTCCCTTGCCGCCGCCGCCGCCGGCCGCCGCCGGTGAAATCGACATCTCGCTGTTGCGGACGCTGAGCCAGGAAGTGGCCTTCGGCGCCCGGACGCCCGAAGATGCCGGCGCCTATTTCGTCGCCGAGGCTACGGCCATTCTGGAACGGGCGAGCTAA
- a CDS encoding sugar ABC transporter permease, whose protein sequence is MTARSLESDASVGERAVRPSIWARIWQNDAPGYLFLLPWFIGFFGLTVGPMITSLYLSFTHFDLLTAPRWTGIDNYMRMFTNDPKFAASMRVTMFFVIFSVPLKLAFALGVALLLNRGIRGLPLYRALFYLPSLLGASVAIAILWRQIFAGDGLVNKFLAMFGIIGPSWISNPQYSLWTLIILSVWQFGSPMIIFLAGLRQIPQDMYEAASLDGASKWRQFWKITLPLLTPVVFFNAIIQTIEAFKSFTPAFIISGGTGNPINSTLFYTLYLYQEAFGFFRMGYASALAWVLLALVGLFTAFSFLTSKYWVHYDD, encoded by the coding sequence ATGACCGCGCGCTCTCTTGAATCGGACGCTTCCGTAGGGGAGCGCGCGGTTCGCCCGTCCATCTGGGCTCGGATCTGGCAGAATGATGCCCCCGGCTATCTGTTCCTGCTGCCCTGGTTCATCGGCTTTTTCGGCCTCACCGTCGGCCCGATGATCACCTCGCTCTATCTCAGCTTCACCCATTTCGACCTGCTCACCGCGCCGCGTTGGACCGGTATCGATAACTACATGCGCATGTTCACCAACGACCCCAAATTCGCGGCGTCGATGCGGGTGACCATGTTTTTCGTCATCTTTTCGGTGCCGCTCAAGCTGGCTTTCGCGCTGGGCGTCGCCCTGCTGCTCAATCGCGGCATTCGCGGCCTGCCGCTTTATCGCGCCCTGTTCTATCTGCCGAGCCTGCTCGGCGCCTCGGTCGCCATCGCCATTCTGTGGCGGCAGATTTTCGCCGGCGACGGCCTGGTCAACAAATTCCTCGCCATGTTCGGCATTATCGGACCGAGCTGGATTTCCAATCCGCAATATTCGCTCTGGACGCTGATCATCCTGTCGGTGTGGCAGTTCGGCTCGCCGATGATCATCTTCCTGGCGGGCCTGCGCCAGATTCCGCAGGACATGTATGAGGCGGCCAGCCTCGATGGGGCCAGCAAATGGCGGCAATTCTGGAAGATCACCCTACCGCTGCTGACGCCGGTGGTGTTCTTCAACGCCATCATCCAGACCATCGAGGCGTTCAAGAGCTTCACCCCGGCTTTCATCATTTCCGGGGGCACCGGCAATCCGATCAATTCCACCCTGTTCTATACGCTCTATCTCTATCAGGAGGCCTTCGGCTTCTTCCGCATGGGCTATGCCTCCGCCCTGGCCTGGGTGCTGCTGGCGCTGGTGGGCCTGTTCACCGCCTTCTCCTTCCTGACCTCGAAATACTGGGTCCACTACGATGACTGA
- a CDS encoding carbohydrate ABC transporter permease, producing the protein MLYPLLWMLAASFRPENEIFSSTSIIPSAWSLDAYIRGWHGLRTSFGVFFTNSFIISILSVIGNVMACSMAAFAFARLEFRGKKFWFALMLLTLMLPYQVTLIPQYVLFRQLGWVNSFLPLVVPKFLAADGFFIFLMVQFFRGLPKELDEAAQMDGCSPWRIYWKIILPLSMPVLATAAIFTFIWTWDDFFGPLIYLSEMRTYTVMLGLRTFTDSTGMSDYGGLFAMSVLSLVPIFLFFLFFQRLLIEGIATTGMKR; encoded by the coding sequence ATGCTCTATCCGCTCTTGTGGATGCTGGCCGCTTCCTTCCGGCCGGAAAACGAGATTTTCAGCTCGACCAGCATCATTCCCTCGGCCTGGAGCCTGGACGCCTATATTCGCGGCTGGCATGGATTGCGCACCAGCTTCGGCGTGTTCTTCACCAATAGCTTCATCATCTCCATCCTCAGCGTCATCGGCAATGTCATGGCCTGCTCCATGGCCGCCTTCGCCTTTGCCCGGCTGGAATTCCGCGGCAAGAAATTCTGGTTCGCGCTGATGCTGCTGACCCTGATGCTGCCCTATCAGGTGACGCTCATCCCCCAATATGTGCTGTTCCGCCAGCTCGGCTGGGTCAATTCCTTCCTGCCGCTGGTCGTGCCCAAATTCCTCGCCGCCGACGGCTTCTTCATCTTCCTCATGGTGCAGTTCTTCCGCGGCCTGCCCAAGGAGCTGGACGAGGCGGCGCAGATGGATGGCTGCTCGCCCTGGCGCATCTATTGGAAGATCATCCTGCCGCTCTCCATGCCGGTTCTGGCGACGGCCGCCATCTTCACCTTCATCTGGACCTGGGACGATTTCTTCGGGCCGCTGATCTATCTCAGCGAAATGCGCACCTACACGGTGATGCTCGGCCTGCGCACCTTCACCGACAGCACCGGCATGTCCGATTATGGCGGGCTTTTCGCCATGAGCGTACTCAGCCTCGTGCCGATCTTCCTGTTCTTCCTGTTCTTCCAGCGCCTGCTGATCGAAGGCATTGCCACGACGGGGATGAAACGGTGA
- a CDS encoding Gfo/Idh/MocA family oxidoreductase translates to MTIKFAAIGINHAHIYGQVDCLKRAGAEFVAFHAVEDDLAASFGEKYPETRRVVDPRAILEDSSIAVVTTAAIPGDRAAICISAMQHGKDVLTDKPGMTSFEQLAEVQRVQQQTGRIFSVLYSEHFEVPAAVEAGNLIASGAIGEVVNTVGLGPHSLRLNKRPDWFFTRNRYGGILCDIASHQFEQFLFFSGAMDGEVISANVHNRNHPQRPGFQDVGDAHIRTDRTTGYIRVDWFTPEGLPTWGDGRLTILGTEGYIELRKYVDIAGRPGENHLFLVDKQGTRHIDCSDVDMPFGRQFLDDVRNRTETAMPQQRCYNAMKMALTAQALAERGTEWQQ, encoded by the coding sequence ATGACTATCAAATTTGCCGCCATCGGCATCAATCACGCCCACATCTATGGCCAGGTGGATTGCCTCAAGCGCGCCGGCGCCGAATTCGTCGCCTTCCATGCGGTGGAGGACGATCTGGCCGCCAGTTTCGGTGAAAAATATCCCGAGACCCGGCGCGTCGTCGATCCCCGCGCCATTCTCGAGGACAGCTCGATCGCGGTCGTCACCACCGCCGCCATTCCGGGCGATCGCGCCGCCATCTGCATCAGCGCCATGCAGCACGGCAAAGACGTGCTGACCGACAAGCCCGGCATGACCTCGTTCGAGCAATTGGCCGAGGTGCAGCGGGTGCAGCAGCAAACCGGCCGCATCTTCTCGGTGCTCTATTCGGAGCATTTCGAAGTGCCGGCCGCGGTCGAGGCCGGCAATCTCATCGCCAGCGGCGCCATCGGCGAGGTGGTCAACACGGTGGGCCTCGGCCCCCATTCCCTGCGGCTCAACAAGCGTCCCGACTGGTTCTTCACCCGCAATCGCTATGGCGGCATTCTCTGCGATATTGCCAGCCACCAGTTCGAACAATTCCTGTTCTTTTCCGGCGCCATGGATGGCGAGGTGATTTCCGCCAATGTCCATAACCGCAACCATCCGCAGCGCCCCGGTTTCCAGGATGTCGGCGACGCCCATATCCGCACCGACAGGACCACGGGCTATATCCGCGTCGATTGGTTCACGCCCGAGGGCCTGCCCACCTGGGGTGACGGACGCCTGACCATTCTGGGTACCGAAGGCTATATCGAGCTACGCAAATATGTCGACATTGCCGGCCGCCCCGGCGAAAATCACCTGTTCCTCGTGGACAAGCAGGGCACCAGGCATATCGACTGTTCCGATGTCGACATGCCGTTCGGCCGGCAATTCCTCGATGACGTGCGCAATCGCACCGAAACCGCCATGCCCCAGCAACGGTGCTATAACGCCATGAAGATGGCGCTGACCGCCCAGGCCCTGGCCGAGCGGGGCACGGAATGGCAGCAATGA
- a CDS encoding Gfo/Idh/MocA family oxidoreductase: protein MSRVLNVAVVGCGIGRSHIVEGYLPNADKFRVLALCDLNAERLDAIGEEFGVERRLTNFTDLLAMDDIDIIDVCTPPGVHLSMVTEALTAGKHVVCEKPLVGSLKDVDAIMALEQRTKGLLMPVFQYRFGDGIEQAKTIIDAGIAGKAYCGTVETMWRREAPYYAVPWRGKWQTELGGVLMGHAIHPHDIFTYLMGDIARIFGRVATRVNPIEVEDVISASLEMRSGALASFTATLGSVDEITRIRLQFENVTFESDHAPYNPGGKLWKILPRNDEVKARIDQLLANWQHVPSRFQTQMARFHDAISGKGKLPVTSADSRRALELVTAFYHSSATHSEVELPLGPDHPLYGSWVPAAYR from the coding sequence ATGAGCCGCGTTCTCAACGTTGCCGTGGTCGGCTGCGGCATCGGCCGCAGCCATATCGTCGAGGGCTATCTGCCCAATGCCGACAAGTTCAGGGTGCTGGCGCTCTGCGATCTCAACGCGGAGCGCCTCGACGCCATCGGCGAGGAATTCGGCGTCGAGCGGCGCCTGACCAATTTCACCGACCTGCTGGCCATGGACGATATCGACATCATCGACGTCTGCACCCCGCCCGGCGTGCATCTGTCCATGGTCACCGAGGCGCTGACGGCCGGCAAGCACGTGGTCTGCGAGAAACCGCTGGTCGGATCGCTCAAGGATGTCGACGCCATCATGGCGCTCGAACAGCGCACCAAGGGCCTGTTGATGCCGGTCTTCCAATATCGTTTCGGCGACGGCATCGAACAGGCCAAGACCATTATCGATGCCGGCATTGCCGGCAAGGCCTATTGCGGCACGGTCGAAACCATGTGGCGCCGGGAAGCGCCCTATTATGCGGTGCCCTGGCGCGGCAAGTGGCAGACGGAACTGGGCGGCGTCCTCATGGGACACGCCATCCATCCCCACGATATCTTCACCTATCTCATGGGCGACATTGCCCGCATATTCGGCCGCGTCGCCACCCGCGTGAACCCGATCGAGGTCGAGGACGTCATTTCCGCATCGCTCGAAATGCGGAGCGGGGCGCTGGCCAGCTTCACCGCCACTCTGGGTTCGGTCGACGAGATCACCCGCATCCGCCTGCAATTCGAAAACGTCACCTTTGAAAGCGACCACGCGCCCTATAATCCCGGCGGCAAACTCTGGAAGATTCTGCCGCGCAATGACGAGGTCAAAGCCCGGATCGACCAGCTCCTCGCCAATTGGCAGCATGTGCCGTCGCGCTTCCAGACCCAGATGGCGCGTTTCCACGACGCCATTTCCGGCAAGGGCAAGCTGCCGGTCACCAGCGCCGATTCCCGCCGGGCATTGGAATTGGTGACGGCCTTCTATCACTCTTCCGCCACCCATTCCGAAGTTGAACTGCCGCTCGGCCCGGACCACCCGCTCTATGGGAGCTGGGTGCCCGCCGCATACCGATAG
- the ugpC gene encoding sn-glycerol-3-phosphate ABC transporter ATP-binding protein UgpC, with amino-acid sequence MATSIELKQIQKAYGDVPVIHGVDLTIEPGDFTVFVGPSGCGKSTLLRMIAGLEPITGGDLLIDGQRMNDVPAAKRGIAMVFQSYALYPHMSVYQNLAFGLETARMPKAEIEPRVQRAAEILKIEPLLKRKPKQLSGGQRQRVAIGRAIVREPKIFLFDEPLSNLDAELRVAMRVEIAKLHNDLGNTMIYVTHDQVEAMTMADKIVVLRSGIIEQAGAPLELYNNPRNLFVAGFIGSPKMNFLNASVENGALKAAGTVLSLDRDVAGAMILGIRPEHITIAEGSGVKFADVRVDLVENLGGQTVVYATTSDGQALTIVLEGQRNVDLGSMVPAYLDPAKAHLFDSDGSVIR; translated from the coding sequence ATGGCAACCAGCATCGAACTCAAGCAGATCCAGAAGGCCTATGGCGACGTGCCGGTCATCCACGGGGTGGACCTGACCATCGAGCCGGGCGATTTCACCGTCTTTGTCGGCCCCTCAGGCTGCGGCAAGTCCACGCTCTTGCGGATGATCGCCGGCCTCGAACCGATCACCGGCGGCGACCTGCTCATCGATGGACAGCGCATGAACGACGTCCCGGCGGCCAAGCGCGGCATCGCCATGGTCTTCCAGTCCTACGCGCTTTACCCGCATATGAGCGTCTATCAGAACCTGGCTTTCGGCCTCGAAACCGCCCGCATGCCCAAGGCGGAAATCGAGCCCCGGGTGCAGCGGGCGGCGGAAATCCTCAAGATCGAGCCATTGCTGAAGCGCAAGCCCAAGCAGCTCTCCGGCGGCCAGCGCCAGCGCGTCGCCATTGGCCGCGCCATCGTGCGCGAACCCAAGATTTTCCTGTTCGACGAGCCGCTCTCCAATCTCGATGCGGAATTGCGCGTCGCCATGCGCGTCGAGATCGCCAAGCTGCATAACGATCTGGGAAATACCATGATCTATGTGACCCACGATCAGGTGGAAGCCATGACCATGGCCGACAAGATCGTGGTTCTGCGCAGCGGCATCATCGAACAGGCCGGTGCGCCGCTGGAGCTCTACAACAATCCGCGCAATCTCTTCGTCGCCGGCTTTATCGGCTCGCCCAAGATGAATTTCCTCAATGCCAGCGTCGAGAACGGCGCGCTCAAGGCCGCCGGAACGGTCTTGTCGCTGGATCGCGACGTGGCCGGCGCCATGATCCTGGGCATCCGGCCCGAACACATCACCATTGCCGAGGGCTCCGGCGTCAAATTTGCCGATGTCCGCGTCGATCTGGTCGAAAATCTGGGCGGCCAGACGGTGGTCTATGCCACGACCAGCGATGGCCAGGCCCTGACCATCGTGCTCGAGGGGCAGCGCAATGTCGATCTGGGCTCCATGGTCCCGGCCTATCTCGACCCGGCCAAGGCCCACCTTTTCGACTCCGATGGATCGGTCATTCGTTAG
- a CDS encoding septal ring lytic transglycosylase RlpA family protein — MTKKAVIAAICAACVLSFSSAAYAQCGGASWYGPGFHGKKAASGETFNENAMTAAHRTLPFGTKVEVVDQRTGNAVEVTINDRGPFHGKRIIDLSKAAATALGFRNRGTTTVCLAGN; from the coding sequence TTGACTAAGAAAGCCGTTATCGCCGCCATCTGCGCTGCATGTGTCTTGAGTTTTTCCAGTGCAGCCTATGCCCAATGCGGCGGCGCTTCCTGGTACGGTCCCGGCTTCCACGGGAAGAAGGCCGCATCGGGGGAAACCTTCAACGAGAACGCCATGACGGCGGCGCATCGTACCCTGCCCTTCGGCACCAAGGTCGAGGTTGTCGACCAGCGGACCGGCAATGCCGTGGAAGTCACCATCAATGATCGTGGCCCCTTCCATGGCAAGCGCATCATCGATCTCTCCAAAGCCGCCGCCACCGCGCTCGGCTTCCGCAATCGCGGCACCACCACGGTCTGCCTCGCCGGGAACTGA